A region from the Pontixanthobacter aestiaquae genome encodes:
- a CDS encoding sugar MFS transporter, producing MALAPDVGTSTDPNPIEGDGQSIDAPGLNYFVFGLFFIFGGITSLNDVIIPKLKELFTLSWTEAMLVQFCFFAAYAIIGIPGAKLVKKLGYMRGAVAGLVTMMVGCLLFIPASQTATYGVFLFALFVLASGVVIVQVVANPLISLLGPVKTTHSRLTFAQAFNSLGTTIFPIVGAAIILGSLATVTADQLSGIELQQYRQAGSEAIWQGYLGLAVMIGIVALVVWMFRNRLKGEKHEASEGLAGFDLLKRSRFGFGALCIFLYVGGEVAIGSVIINYLSEARVLGQPESVIGWMIGLYWGGAMLGRFIGSYFLRIFSPGKILAFNAAGAILLIILSISTSGNLAAYSLLAVGLMNSIMFPTIFSLACEKLGPRAADGSGIINVAICGGAIVPLFYGVVADATGGNLAAAMIIPIICYAVIACFGLFARKPA from the coding sequence ATGGCATTGGCACCTGATGTAGGGACGAGCACCGATCCAAATCCGATTGAGGGTGACGGACAAAGCATTGATGCTCCAGGCCTCAACTACTTTGTCTTCGGGCTGTTCTTTATCTTTGGCGGTATCACATCGCTGAATGATGTAATTATTCCTAAGCTGAAAGAACTCTTCACACTCAGCTGGACTGAAGCGATGCTGGTGCAATTCTGCTTCTTCGCTGCTTATGCGATAATCGGAATTCCGGGTGCGAAGCTGGTAAAGAAACTGGGCTATATGCGCGGCGCCGTCGCTGGTCTTGTGACTATGATGGTTGGCTGTCTGCTGTTTATCCCGGCGAGCCAGACCGCGACATATGGAGTGTTTCTCTTTGCGCTGTTTGTCCTCGCAAGTGGCGTGGTGATCGTACAGGTAGTCGCAAATCCACTTATCAGTCTGCTCGGTCCGGTGAAAACCACGCATAGCCGCCTGACTTTTGCGCAGGCGTTTAACTCTCTGGGGACAACAATCTTCCCGATTGTTGGTGCTGCGATCATCCTCGGTAGCCTTGCTACCGTCACCGCCGACCAGCTCTCTGGCATAGAACTGCAGCAATATCGTCAGGCCGGAAGCGAAGCGATCTGGCAGGGCTATCTTGGCCTTGCCGTAATGATCGGTATCGTCGCCTTGGTCGTGTGGATGTTCCGCAACCGTTTGAAAGGCGAAAAACACGAGGCCTCGGAAGGACTCGCGGGTTTTGATCTGCTCAAGCGCAGCCGCTTCGGTTTCGGCGCACTTTGCATCTTTCTGTATGTCGGCGGCGAAGTCGCAATCGGTTCTGTCATCATCAACTATCTTTCGGAAGCGCGCGTGCTGGGTCAGCCGGAAAGCGTCATTGGTTGGATGATTGGCCTGTATTGGGGCGGCGCTATGCTCGGGCGTTTCATCGGCTCGTATTTCTTGCGCATTTTCAGCCCGGGCAAGATTCTTGCATTCAATGCTGCAGGAGCAATCTTGTTGATCATCCTCTCGATATCAACGTCCGGTAACCTGGCGGCTTATTCGCTGCTCGCGGTTGGCTTAATGAACTCGATCATGTTCCCAACGATCTTCTCGCTCGCATGCGAGAAGCTTGGGCCGCGTGCGGCAGACGGCTCGGGCATTATCAACGTTGCGATTTGTGGCGGTGCGATTGTTCCGCTGTTCTATGGTGTGGTCGCAGATGCGACCGGAGGTAACCTCGCGGCAGCAATGATTATCCCGATTATCTGCTATGCAGTGATCGCATGCTTCGGGTTGTTCGCGCGTAAGCCAGCGTGA